The Henckelia pumila isolate YLH828 chromosome 2, ASM3356847v2, whole genome shotgun sequence genome includes a window with the following:
- the LOC140884760 gene encoding uncharacterized protein yields MWMMGCNDVGGDQDSLNGRKLRPFMPITAASAARNHGTDHFLALNHHLLVAEDNKRELMSTQQVVVSSRWNPTPEQLETLEEVYRRGVRTPSADQIQHITTQLRRYGKIEGKNVFYWFQNHKARERQKRRRQLDDIHDLHKKINHIIPISQRKNQSSSSSPGENGTLLHTCNNKLASPKKSSSIIEQKSMPTRGAEGSKADGWVHFNEETELEERRNPSNWQMLNLSSSYNSSSPSPNNLIYYSFPNSSATHHVDTNPLSLDQQCYGAAGCLEEQTTLQLFPVRSGCRSPCNDDDEDDRSIVVNYDTTASTNVAAPDHYQFFEFLPLKK; encoded by the exons ATGTGGATGATGGGATGCAACGACGTCGGCGGAGATCAAGATTCGTTAAACGGCCGGAAGCTCCGCCCTTTCATGCCGATAACTGCTGCCTCGGCGGCTCGCAACCATGGGACGGATCATTTTCTTGCCCTAAACCATCATTT ATTAGTTGCAGAAGATAACAAGAGAGAATTGATGAGTACACAACAAGTGGTGGTTAGCTCCCGTTGGAACCCGACTCCGGAGCAGCTGGAAACCCTGGAAGAAGTGTATCGAAGAGGGGTCCGGACCCCGTCCGCCGACCAAATCCAGCACATAACCACGCAGCTCCGTCGATACGGCAAGATCGAGGGCAAGAACGTCTTCTACTGGTTCCAGAATCACAAGGCCAGAGAACGCCAGAAACGACGACGCCAACTCGATGATATTCATGACCTGCACAAGAAGATTAATCATATCATCCCCATCTCTCAAAGGAAGAaccaatcatcatcatcatcaccag GGGAAAATGGGACACTATTACACACTTGTAATAACAAGTTGGCATCTCCCAAAAAATCCAGCTCTATAATTGAACAG AAAAGTATGCCAACACGGGGGGCAGAAGGTAGTAAAGCAGATGGATGGGTACATTTCAATGAGGAGACAGAACTGGAAGAAAGGAGAAATCCCAGTAATTGGCAAATGTTGAATTTGTCTTCTTCTTATAATTCTTCTTCTCCATCTCCCAACAACCTAATTTACTATTCTTTCCCTAATTCATCTGCCACTCATCATGTGGACACCAACCCATTAAGCCTGGACCAGCAGTGCTACGGCGCCGCCGGTTGTCTGGAGGAGCAGACAACTCTGCAGCTCTTCCCCGTTCGCAGCGGCTGCCGGAGCCCATGCAACGACGACGACGAGGATGATCGATCCATTGTAGTAAACTACGACACCACTGCCAGTACTAATGTTGCTGCTCCTGATCATTATCAATTTTTTGAGTTTCTTCCATTGAAGAAATga